TGCACGAATACGTTTTCTGGTATTTTTTCACGAAATTTCACCGGGACTAGATCGGGAACCCACGTTTGATACCCCAAAATCCCATTTTTTTGTTCAAATTTCTCGGTATTTTTTTAAATGAATTGTTCGTATAGGGGTGCGGAGCACCCGAGTGCTCCAAATCCTGGTCCGATCAAAGGCTAGGTACATAATAAAAAACGTAGTCTTTTGAAAAGGCCGGAAGAGGTACTATATATACCGTCTAACTACCATGCATGTTATGCAAACCAATTACCTGTAACCCATGGATGATATACAGCCAAGAACAATTTCGATGAAAAATATTATAAGGTAGCAGCTGTTCATAATTAAAGTGTGAGTACGTACGCTCCAACAACAAATATAACAGACAACACCATCAACTTAACgacacagcagcagcagcaacgaAGTAACCAAACACAAATAAAACGCGTGCGCTTATGCATTATATATATGCATAGCGacggatgatgatgatgagctaGCTGATAAGTGACCGATGCATGCGGTAGCAGTACTAATTAATCCCACCATGCTTATGATTCCTTAGGCGCTGCGCTCCATCTGCTTGAAGATGTCGAAGCTCTCAACCACTTGCTCGGTAGCCCTCTCCTGCAGCTACGTCCCCATGTATATTACATGCAGACAGACATTCAGTATCGATCATATTTCTGAACGAAATATTAGCACACATATATTTAACTGGTGAATATTACCTGAGGACCGGGCACTATTATTCTGGGCTCCGGGGCGCTGTTGGAAGCAGAGACAGTCGATGAGCAGCGAGGGTCGCACTTCGCCCACTGCATATGTACATATCCGGGCGTGATCAATGGGATTGTTTTAGACCTTTCAGTAAATAATTGAACTGGAGGAAAAGCTGAACAGCATGTAGGGGGAGAATGGACGTATCGATCTTACGTTCTTAGCAGCCATGCTGAAGGCTTCTCTGTGAGGGATGTCTGGCTTTGCAGCTTTGATACGTTGTATTTCCTCCCTGGCAAGCCAAACATAACATAACTATATTACTGGGGATGTCAAATTTATAATATTGTTGTTGCAGGTATGCGCGGTATGTCATACCATATCTCTACATACCCTTATTATTCTATGACTGCTTATTTATGTCATGCGTTCTTACTTTCGGCCCTGCTATATCTCACTAGTTCTCTCTCTTCAAGCAGTGTTGTGAAGGACTTACCAATTTTTTTAGTCAAGCTAGTTGCTAAGTTATAGCAATTGCGGGATCAGAATAGGAGATCTAATTAAAACTGACCTCAGGGCACAGCAACATGAAACTAGGATGGTGCATTTTCTTCCATGCCCTATCAACCTATTTTATTAATTAATGGTTAGTTCGACATGTGCCACTTCCAACTCTATTCATTAATGGTAAGTCCAGTAGCATATAATTCATTAAGGGCAAATCCAGTAGCATATATAATCCAGTAGCACACAAAGACTGGTCAAAACTTCGAATAGAGATAGTCACTTCTCTTGTTTTAAATGGATAATAATTTCAGTATTTTATATTTCAATTACAGAGTAAGGATTTGAGAAAATTGTTGGGTACCTAGGCAACAACCCCACTAGAAACATGAAACAAAGATTGTTGCACTAATATCCTTACTTTATATCGAACTCGGTCATTAACATACAATTCCATTTTATACTGGATGACTCCCTGACAGTCAATTCGTGTGGTGTGCATTGTTTGGCTCAAGGAGGAAGTAAAATGTGTTACTGCATGCATTTCGCCCACTGATTTAATTTATAATGTGGTTTAATTCTTTTAGAAATATCCATGAAAACTAAATAACGCCAATTAATTAGTGTTAATTATTTTTTAGAAAGAATTGACCTAACAATTAAATGCCATATTACCTTGATTCCAAACTGGCAAGGCAAGATTGTACAAAAGTTTAGCACAATATATTTTGTTTGTGTCTAGCTCGTTTACTAATTAATAAGCCAGATAAGGAACAAGTATCTCGTGGTAGCATGTTAGAGTAGTTGAAAAAATAGTATTTATACGGAAAATATGGTTTGTGCATAATATTGCATCAAATCCGAAGTCATAAAAACACACCTACTGTAAACAAAATAAGATCCCTGTACTATGTTCTAGCTAGGTTTCCGTACACAAGGATTTGTACTTGGTTGACCACTGGAAACGACTCATTAATAATTTATTATCGACTACCTATATGTTGGCTTCAATATATTGTACCACTGGTCTGTCCACATTTTTACAAATAAACTCCTAACTTGTGATGACTTAAAATATATGGGGTACATATGTATAGTAAAAATCCATGGATCCCATGCTAAGACTCAGTTAAATAAGGGCCGTAAACCCTCAAACAAAGAGAATAAACCAGACAGCATAAATTATGTCACATGTACAAATAGTACGAGGGATGTATGATGCATTTGAACAGCCTAAAAGGAAAATATTGAAACGCCTTCTCACCTCATGAAGCGATTGTAGGCAGATGGCAGGCGGTGTTTCTTCTCTGGGGCTAGTCAAATTAAAAGAAATACTGATCAGAAACAAAGATCTTAGTATCTTTTTCCCATCTTTGTTAATCTAATTAGTTTTCCTAAACCAAAAACAAAATTTAAACAAGTAAATCTTGCTCCAGCAGCATGGAAGAGCAAAAAACTAGAAAGAAAAGAAGGAAGAGGTAATGAAGTTTCTTGCTACTTACGCTTGACAACAAAGGGAGCTCTGGGGCTGGCATCACTTGATGTCGGCGAGGCCAGCGGTGGCAGCGGCTGGTTCCTCCTGCAGTCAGTGCACCCCTAACAGCCGGAAATATGTGTACACATCAGAATCAAGATCTCAAAATGACATGTACGGATCGAGGTTGATAATATCAATATTTCCTAGAAAACATTCCCAGATCTTCACGAGCCAtcaaaactagtaatgaatgCATCTGCTTTCAAAATATGAGTTAGGACATGGAAGAACCCCCCATGAATGCACAGGAGAGCTGCTGCTAGCTCGCTTCTGCATGCTGCCTTAAAAAACACCAACCGGCTTTTGCAGTGGTCAGATGTTTCCCAGGCCACAGATGAGCAAAAGAAATCTTTTGTTGTCCAGCGTTGTCTAATCTTGCCTTGCAAATAGTACTTTTGagcagctcaaggagagagagagagagagagagagagagagagagagagagagagagagagagagagcacaaaCAAAGATAGCAAAGAAAAGGCAACACTGGCGCAATCTGAAAGAAAAGCAAGAGAGGACCATATTTCATGAGAAAATCCTGCACGCCATGCGCCACGATTTACTTCTTTGTGTGTTTTACTTTTTTTTTCGTCAGTGCAGCTACCTATCCTGCACCGTCCGTCCTCATTACTTTCTCTCTCCTCATAACAAGCATACCATATCTCTTTAGAAAGAGAAATAGCAAGAAGATAAACCCCAAATTAAAGTTGATGCAAATATATAAATGGATAGGGGGCAGCGAGACGAAAGTGAGACCTGGAACGGCCCCATGGGGTGGTGGTGGTCATTTGGGGAGAGGGGCTGCACCATGGGCGGCGGCCGTGGGCTGAGAAAGGAGAGGTTGTTGCAGTGGCCACATTTCACAGTCACCGTGTCCATCAGCCTCTTGCATGGAACCCCAACCTGCAGCTACCCAGAAAACACAAGATCAATCACACAATGACATAAACTGTGTGAACCACTCAGCTCAGCTGATTCCCTTGCATGGCGCTACCGCCCTTGTTAATTTGTGCAAGAAATCTGAAAGAACAAAGAAAGAGGGGGTGCATGCCAAAGAGGAAGGCAGGGAGAGGATAGAACATTCTAAATTGGGAGTCATGTCCAATCTCATGCATGTTACAAGAAAGAAGAGGTGAAAAATAAAGAGTATGGAGGTCTGGGAACCACCAGACCTAATGGAGGTAAAAAAATGGAACATGACACACTAGCTATCAGCAAGACAAAAGCACCAGGAACCAACGAAACAACTGCATAGAAAAAGAGCTGTACACACGACACATCAATCATGTCGCATGAACACTAATACTAGTAAGTGTCCCCTCCTCCAATCAGGGAGAGCTAGCAAAAAGCCGGACTGATCTGGCTTCCTACTCTCCCTTGCGAGTAAGGTAATAAAAAAAATGCTAGGACAAAACAAAATCCATGATCATCGCAAAGCTCCTACTAGCCCAGTAGCCAGTAGCACCGGTTTCTCGAGGAGTTTACCGCGAGCACGGTGTTGCAGTACGTGCAGCGCACGTAGCAGAGGTGCTCGGACGGCGACACCAAATCCATGCTCTGCATGCTCGCTAGCCAACGGACGACCGGTCGTTCCGGCAGTGGGTGGCCGGCGTCGGTGGGACGTAGAGGTCAAGAGTGAGCTTTGGCGCCCGCGAAGAGCCAACAGAAGACAAGGATGCGGAGGGTAGGAGGGTGGgaggtagaagaagaagaagaaggtggaggaggggggcgagTGTGTGTAGAGAGGTCTCCGGCCTGGAGAAGATGTGGTAGGGTTTCTACTCTCGCAATAATGAGAGGGCGGGGAGGGGGCGGGACCCACGTACGCCCACGCATCGTTAGACGGACACCCATAAAGTTGCCCGAGACAAGCAAGATACACGATACGCGCTAGCTGCTGAGCCGTTGCCCCGCATACTCGCAGCGCGGTGGTGTAGTGCGTCTCAAGGGAAAGAGGAACTGTCACAccgcggccggccggccggcctgcTCCACCTCCTCCCACCTAGCCCCTCCATCCTAGCTGCTACTTCCGATCGAGTGATCCATCCATCCAATTGAAATCGTGCGAGGCGACGCCATGGTGGGAGCAGTGGCACATCCATCGATCCATCCAATTGCGCCTTTGCTACCTCTCCTGTTGCGTTTTGTACGACTACGACTACCCGGCTTTTGATCGGTCGATCTATCGGTGTAGGCCTATGTACATACGTACCGTCGAATAACTCGGGGTAGATCGACTTGAGTAGTTTGACCCGACATGTGCGCGTTCAGTTTGGTCGAGTACTGTGAGGATACAGCATGGTACGGCCGAGACTTGTCCATCGGTGCGCATCACGTATGGTGTCCTGTGAATTCACTCACAGGATCCTATGTACTGCGATGTGTATGAGTGTGATCGCCTGCTCAATGCATGAGATGCATGTCCAAGAGGTCGATCTCCGAGGGGAGACATTGCACGAAACGCTGATGGCGACCTCTCAAGTTCCCATCTGATGCTCTATCATGTGTGTTACGCTGTTGTTTTCGCCGTTGGTGTTTTGGGTTCTCAAAGAAACCTCACTTTCTGAGGCTAGATGGAGGGTCCGGCTACATTTACGCAACACGGAGAATACCTAACTTCTTTGTTCTGTTTTCCTCTTCGACCTAAAGAAGCAGCGGTATTTTTCCCTTGTCTTGCAAAAACAGAAAGATATCACATCTCTAGAAGCTCTGTTCACGGCTGTCGTGGTTACAATTACATTGAAGCAAAAGCCCTACCAATAGTTTTGGGGGACACTCTTCTAACCTTGTGTGTAGCATCATTTCGCTTAATCATGGTAGCTCTTGTTCTTAGAAGACATTGTGGCAGAAAACATCCCGACAGAATATTAGTGGTATTAGAAGGTTTTGTCCACAGCTGTTCTTATGTTGAGAAGCCTAGCATGAAAACAGATTCCTACAGGGAAACAAGCAGCTGAATATGTATACCTTGTCATACATGATCTTACTAGCTGCTACAAATGAACAAGAATGTTATACTCACAAGTCAGACGCATGCATGCTTGCTAGCATAACTGGTAGTAGGACGCACGTACGATTTCATGCGTATcaatagatatatatatataagaggTTATATAATTGTCGGTCTAGTTTACATAACTTGGTTATACGGATAACATGCGCTCTACTGATCAGCGGCCACTCAGGTGTTATTTCACGAGTTTTGCTGAGCATGTACAATTGTAACAAAAGCTGCTTTCTAGCACATACTTTTTCAGAAACCTGACGATTGCCAGTGAAAGGAAACGTAAGCGAGAAAGAACAGTTACTGACGTTTTTCTTATCATCATTAAAGATCCGCGTGGGCACGAGCACGATGATATTATTAGGTTTAACTATTCATGACACAACAAGACGTGGACGGAAGATTTTCTCTCTGGGCAGGCGGCAAAAAGACGAAGCACGCATGCATGACAATGTCCCTAAAAATATTTTCTGCGCTTCGAGGATCGCTATTTGCTCGTGCAGTGTGACAGCATATCACAGCTCATCTTACTATTTGACCATCGGCGACAGAATAgtgtccacacacacacaaaaacttACCACGTGGTTAAGCCCCACCTATCACTGTGTGCAATGAAGGCATCACCCTCGACAAAAATTATAAAGCCATCAAAAAATGAAACGTGTGCGATGGCGAACACATCCCACACGATTTCGGAAGGTTAACTATGTGTGATTCCTTGCACAGTTCTAGTGATGGAAGCATGCATGATGAACACACTTTTTGTCAAAACAAAGCGTGTGTGCTACAAAGCGCATGGTGGTATTGTCTGCAGATTATAATAGACAATTCGTTTTAATAAACCATGTGAGATACACCTAAGAAGTAGTATGTTCACATAATTTCAATAACCGAAATTTTCCTGGCCTGGCTGCACAAACAATTAAAAACATGCATAAAACAGTAAATGATAAAGGAAGCGAGATTCCTAGGTTCTTAACAACATGAAATATTCATAACATATATAGAGACTATGCATAAAAGGATTAATTGGTCATCAAGTTCACCTTGGCATGCTGTGGTGCGAGCCCTCTGCCTCCTCTGCTGTTATGGAAGGAGACACATCCTCATGTCAACAATCCACCTTGACATGTTGTAGCTTTGCGTGCAGGAGGAAGACAATGTTGATCACATCTTATTGCAGTGCGTCTATGCGCGAGAAACTTGGCATTGCTGTTTGAACATGCTTCAACTCGCCATTCATTGGCCGGTGATAACAGAGACATTCATGGAGTGGTGGCTGAGGCGACAAAGGTTTAGGATGGATGAGTGAAGAGGTTTCGCCTCATTCGTGATTTGCATGGCATGGTTATTGTGGAACCAAAGAAATGCTCATGTTTTCAACAGAGGGTATCAACAAGTTCGGGCTCAATCTTGCGGCAAAAAAACTAGATGAGAGATCAAGGAATGGAGAGCGGCACTTAATTGAGTAGGAGGTTTACATCGTTTTGCGAGAGAGTAGTCTAGCTAGTTATGTGGTGCGGGTGTGCCTACGACGATGTTTACATCTTGCTAGGTCTCTTCTAACAATTTTTTCTCCCTTTTATAAAAATATGGTATGCGGTTTGCGTACTCTCAAAAAAATAGCATGTTGTACCTTGTGCAGGCATCCTTGGCAGCGTACGTGTTGTGCTCTGGACTCAGTCTTTCCTCCCAGTTCGAGCGCCAGCTGCGCTTGTCAACAATGCCATCCTTCATGCCGAGATAGGAGGTGTCGATGACGGCCCTAGTGAGGTTAACCAGGGATTTCTTCTAATTCCCGTGACAACTATATATCTTGTATTACTTCCGGATGTCGACGTGGTTGAATTCCGGAGCAACATTGCATCGTTGGCGGTGTCCACCATAGCAAATTCATATTCCTCGCTATTGACGAACCTGGCAAAATTTCCACAAGGCCTCGTGATCTTGttgtagtggtagatgaggacgtgCTGGTGCAGACACGATTGGGTGACGACGACCTTTTGATCATGCCTGGGACACGCAGGGATGTACTGGAGGTCGAGCCCGACTACTTTCTACTTCTCCTACCCTAGGAACCGCTCGAATGTGGCGAAGGACCACTCCACCCACTCCAGCTCGTTGGTGCACAACACGTAAGGTCGGTGGTTCTGTGGCAGATCTCACGATTGTGTGCTTTGTGAACTGCCTGTATGTGTTAACCCCCAGCAACAACATTGGAGAATCCTCGATACTCACTATATCTGCATTGTTTATGTGGGTGCGGTTCTGGGGTTGTGTGGaagatcgaaaggttgaagacaCAATGGCGGAGCAACAATATTATGTATGGGGCTAGGCGGGATCATAATCGCTCTCATATTACTATGCGATTTGCACATGTGAGTACAACAACATGGAGGCGCGGTTCAGGTCGCAACCACAGGCATGGCACCCTAACTGCGAGCAAAGTGTGTGGAGGCCACACCAACCTGGTCGAGACTACCCACACCATTGGAAAGGTGCCCATATTGTACTTGAATGGCAAAATTACTTGATTTATACGATTAAAATGTCGGAACTACATTTACATATGTAACATATGTAAGTTTAAAACTAAAATATCTAGCTATATATCTAGGCATTGTCTTCTGCTTCGACGATGGCTACGAACACGCGAGCGGCGTCCATGCGGTTGACATCACGTCCACCGCTTCAATCGACTACGACATGCCAGCTTcgcacactactaggaaaagtcCTATACGGGGCTCAACCTAGCGGCGGGCACGCTCAGGAACCCGGCACAACTATTTTGGCGAAGTTCCAGTGGTGGGTAATAAATTCTGCCCACCATTGCGGAGGCCTCAGCAGTACCGGGCACTATTTATCATGGAAAAGTTTGATGTCGAAATAATGTAGGAAAATTGAGCTGCGTGTGCAAGGCGGCGATTTCCGTTCGAAACCTGACACCTCGCCTGATGGTGTTCaatttgtacatgaagtgcatcaagtttgtagcattgtgatacgtctccgacaTATCTATTGTTTTTAATTTTTTCATGCTATTATCAAAccacttttacatacttttggcaacaatttatattattattttttggactagcATATTAATCCAGTATGAATGGCAAGTTCCTATTTTATGTTGTTTTGGGGTTTTAGGTGAAAATTCAAAGAgccggaatgacctaaaactctGGTGGATCGTTCATTGGCCATGAGAGTTCTTGGCATAACATCAAGAAGGGTGATGAAGCCACATTTACAGATGTACATGTGCATAGAGTGGCAAGGCCATAGCACCAGCAAGAAGTTGGAGCGCCATGTAAGAAATACAACACGGATTTTTAGCATAATCTCATTCACCTTTCAAGTAAGTTTCTCTAGACAATTTAGTCCATAGGTGTTATTGAGTCTATTGAGTCCATAGTATGGGGTTGAGTATCTCTGACATTATCTGCTCTACAATTTCTCAACACCCAAGTATTTTCAGACTTTCTTTTATGCATGCTTATTCTTTGCTAACATCACTTTCGTTTAAAAACAGTCCCACGACAAGTCTTGGTTATCTATATTAAACAAAAAAATGCTACTAAATTTCATCTACTAGAATAAAACCTTTGGTTTAGTTATCAAGACTTACTCACACTTGAACACATCACACATACTACTTTAACTAGTCTAAGTGATTCAAGTGCAAAAGATGGGAGTCGTAAGACATAACTTCACAATCATGAATGTACACACTTCTCTTCCTTAAGCATGCATTCCACGTTGCCCAACGTAGATCAACTCCTCTGAAATATAAACAAGAATGCAAACGAAATCCAAAGGCAAAGGAAAAGGGCAAAGCAAAACAttatttttttttgcatttttggGTTTTGAAAGTTAACTTGTCAAACCAAAAATCACAAACAACggaaagaaaaacaaaagcaaATAAACAGAAAAGTGTTGGAACAAACCAACATGAGCGTTTGAAGCTCAGCGACCGGAAGTACAACCTCATTACAACTTATTAAAATAACACCACCACATCTTGATGGAGATGTGGCAGTGACATCCCCCAAGCTTAAGTTTTTGCAAGCCCAAACCGGTGAGATCATTACGGCGGCGACTGGTGAGGAGCCCATCCTTGGCCCTAGTTGGAGAAGCTTCAAAGGGACTCGGTGAGGTTGCTCGTATCATTGATGGATCCCTAAATACTATAGATGTCCGAGTAGGTGGTGTAGGGTAATTCTTGTGGTGCCTCATCCCGGCCTGCTCCACTTATTCATCGGTGGCGAGTTTTGCTTCATCAACTTGTTCCGGTTCATGGGCCTCTTGGTCAAAAGCTGCAGCTCCTTCATGTGGCGCATAATGCAAAATTCCTTCATGATAAATAGTTAGGCATAGGAGTAGGTAGCAAGTACCTAACTCCAGGAATTTGAATACAATGACAACCGTACAACTAACCTACTATTGCAACACTTACTAACAATGGGGCGGAGATGGTTGAAGTCAAGGTCAAGGGAACTGGCCAACATGGTGATAACTCATCCACACACGATAACTCCTTATGTATGATTTGCTTGGTGCACAAGGGGTAAAAAAAGTTTGCCTCTAAGTTGGGCGAATAACTGACGTCAAAGTTAGCTTCGTTCCCAGGAATTAGCATATCCTCATCATTCACCTTTGAAATTTCTCCTTGTGCCTGCAACGAGTTAGTGAAACATAATGGAAATGTCGAATAACAGGACTTTCAATGCAATTGATCCTCTTCTTGGAATCATGGTAACTGAACTGGTAAAAGGATTGCCTCAGGTGCGGTTCAACAAAATCATAGACATATAGCGAACGTCATCATTGTTGTTTGTGAAGGTAAAGTAATTACACCACTCATGTAGAGATGTCAAAACCATCATTATGTGAGAGAGTACTAAGAAACTCAAGCGCCAGTCATTCATACGTTGCAAATCCCTGGAAAACAAAGTGATGCAACACGGCGTTATCACATTATAAATGGAAACCTTTACCAATGCCCAACTTGGCTATGGTGGACTCACAAGCGCACTTGGTGGTCTTCATCTTCCTCTCGCGAAGCTTCTCGTATTTGTTCTTGGCCACACATGGTGAAGATGATCCCATGCGTGTAAACTTGTTGCATTTGTGTGGCACCCGCGGATGAACTTGGTGCTTCACCACGAGCGACACATGTGGACCTCCTCATGAACATCTCTACAAAACAATTTTTCAGTCCAATTAGATGATACAATAGTGACCCTGCAATAATTAAAACATCGTACTTCTCTAAAAAAACAACAATGAATCCAAGAAAAAATCAAAATTTGGATCAAAAGTACGCATACCCTAGACATGGTAATGCCAGGCACATAGAACATGGATCCGTGAAAAATAAATTGGGGATGGGAGGAGAAACATACCGTAGATCGATCACACATAAGGGTTTGAACTAAAATAGAATGAGTAGAGAAAACCAACAAAGTTATGTTAGGGTTTAGTTGGAGAGGTttggaggaagaagaacaagaaaataGATGAGATGGAGGAAACTTACCCCCTGCCCCGGCCTCCTTATGGCCACCAAGAGGCCATATGAGTGCTAGTGCTCATATGAAATGGCGAATTCAACTCTGGAACAAATTATGTGTCTGTGCTTCCCTCATAAGACCATGTATACGAACACCGGCACTCGTACAGAACACCGTTG
This genomic window from Aegilops tauschii subsp. strangulata cultivar AL8/78 chromosome 4, Aet v6.0, whole genome shotgun sequence contains:
- the LOC109741468 gene encoding protein DROOPING LEAF isoform X2, producing MQSMDLVSPSEHLCYVRCTYCNTVLAVGVPCKRLMDTVTVKCGHCNNLSFLSPRPPPMVQPLSPNDHHHPMGPFQGCTDCRRNQPLPPLASPTSSDASPRAPFVVKPPEKKHRLPSAYNRFMREEIQRIKAAKPDIPHREAFSMAAKNWAKCDPRCSSTVSASNSAPEPRIIVPGPQLQERATEQVVESFDIFKQMERSA
- the LOC109741468 gene encoding protein DROOPING LEAF isoform X1, yielding MQSMDLVSPSEHLCYVRCTYCNTVLALQVGVPCKRLMDTVTVKCGHCNNLSFLSPRPPPMVQPLSPNDHHHPMGPFQGCTDCRRNQPLPPLASPTSSDASPRAPFVVKPPEKKHRLPSAYNRFMREEIQRIKAAKPDIPHREAFSMAAKNWAKCDPRCSSTVSASNSAPEPRIIVPGPQLQERATEQVVESFDIFKQMERSA